Proteins from a genomic interval of Oncorhynchus clarkii lewisi isolate Uvic-CL-2024 chromosome 13, UVic_Ocla_1.0, whole genome shotgun sequence:
- the LOC139423683 gene encoding coiled-coil domain-containing protein R3HCC1L-like — MVMEEEQPQEDCAQPQPSSSCSKKPDKPLYQPKKKQDGPKDKAQTQGDGKPKPRPRYTDKARKNAKNKKDKGGKTGGEGNGVLNGEETVEEGGGGDAGPQNDGQAATANQGGDVGSRLETGSKSSPSEREGGPREGIEAGPQEEEEEESWDALFDDEGECLDPHVLEELAIKQGRKKRPVQEARFDYYSLDQDREGDDDTELTEDELSNIIEIYDFPTEFKTEDLVKSFQAYQQRGFDIQFVDDTHALALFNSPIAAREALRTKHPLLKVRSLAKASVTTRAKARSCSDYLLPTKERPQTSAVLARRLVMGALGVKSPQSKEHREAERKKLQDAREQKRLAAKQRDDAWEGKA; from the exons ATGGTGATGGAGGAGGAACAACCTCAAGAGGACTGCGCCCAACCCCAGCCCTCCTCGTCCTGCTCCAAGAAGCCAGACAAGCCCCTCTACCAGCCCAAGAAGAAGCAGGACGGCCCCAAAGATAAGGCTCAAACCCAGGGAGATGGCAAACCAAAGCCCAGGCCTCGCTACACGGACAAGGCCCGAAAGAATGCCAAGAACAAGAAGGACAAAGGAGGGAagacgggaggagaggggaatggagtCCTAAACGGTGAGGAGACGgtagaagaaggaggaggaggtgacgCGGGGCCACAGAATGACGGACAGGCTGCTACAGCCAACCAGGGAGGAGATGTGGGTTCGCGACTGGAGACGGGGAGCAAGAGTTCTCCGtctgagagagaagggggaccCCGGGAGGGGATAGAGGCAGGCcctcaggaagaggaggaggaggagagctgggACGCTCTCTTTGATGACGAAGGAGAGTGTTTGGATCCCCATGTGCTAGAGGAG CTGGCTATAAAGCAGGGCAGGAAGAAGCGGCCGGTGCAGGAGGCCAGGTTTGACTACTACAGCTTGGatcaggacagagagggggatgatGACACTGAGCTCACGGAGGATGAGCTGTCTAACATCATAGAAATCTACGACTTCCCCACAGAGTTTAAGACTGAAGACCTGGTCAAATCCTTCCAGGCCTACCA gcagagAGGCTTTGACATCCAGTTTGTGGACGATACACACGCCCTGGCTCTCTTCAACAGCCCCATAGCAG ctcggGAGGCTCTGAGGACCAAACATCCGCTGTTGAAGGTCAGGTCTCTGGCTAAAGCCTCCGTCACCACCAGGGCCAAGGCTCGCAGCTGCTCAG acTACCTGCTCCCTACTAAGGAGCGTCCCCAGACCAGTGCAGTGTTGGCCCGCAGGCTGGTGATGGGGGCGCTGGGCGTCAAGAGTCCCCAGAGCAAAGAGCACCGTGAAGCAGAGAGGAAAAAACTGCAAGATGCCAGAG